Proteins from a genomic interval of Oceanispirochaeta crateris:
- a CDS encoding YARHG domain-containing protein — translation MKKIFIKILLTLLTFGTLYAQSDNTDEIIKLTHESRIEAERSEAKLILEGNIDLYNERYPIDFISIAELNKQELRILRNLIFARYGYSFKSNELTSYFNNFEWYKAKSTNVNDQLNYADKRNIEIIRTFESMDKSQPNIINTNEMVGLWHASLIMPSGFYLVFQFYKDGSFTYRYSQMRQLPEIDKFSGSYEIDGNVILLTITQTTMYEHTEDVDFSGAFGYQWSKSKRIFIDSNETLQFPIEKIQTIEKAFSEEDRYPPEMADREVLTIGNVQFFKYSENPDDY, via the coding sequence ATGAAAAAAATATTCATCAAAATATTATTAACTTTGCTTACCTTTGGAACACTTTATGCACAATCAGATAATACTGATGAAATCATAAAATTAACACACGAGAGTAGAATCGAAGCTGAAAGAAGTGAAGCAAAATTGATTCTAGAAGGTAACATAGATTTATATAATGAAAGATACCCAATTGACTTTATCAGTATTGCTGAATTAAACAAACAAGAGTTAAGAATACTCAGAAATTTAATATTTGCTAGATATGGTTATTCTTTTAAGTCTAATGAATTAACATCATATTTTAATAATTTCGAATGGTATAAGGCTAAAAGTACTAATGTCAATGACCAATTAAATTATGCAGATAAAAGGAATATTGAAATCATACGTACATTCGAATCAATGGATAAATCTCAACCTAATATCATAAATACAAATGAGATGGTTGGATTATGGCATGCTTCTTTGATAATGCCGTCAGGATTTTATTTAGTATTCCAATTCTATAAGGATGGTTCATTTACATATCGATATAGTCAAATGAGACAACTTCCGGAGATCGATAAATTTTCTGGTTCATATGAAATAGATGGAAATGTGATTCTACTTACCATTACTCAGACAACGATGTATGAACATACAGAAGATGTAGATTTCAGTGGAGCATTTGGATATCAATGGAGTAAGTCTAAAAGGATTTTTATAGATTCTAATGAGACTTTACAATTTCCAATAGAAAAAATTCAAACAATTGAAAAAGCATTCTCTGAAGAGGATAGATATCCACCCGAAATGGCGGACAGAGAAGTTCTTACAATAGGAAATGTTCAATTCTTTAAATATTCAGAAAATCCAGATGATTATTGA
- a CDS encoding 1,4-dihydroxy-2-naphthoate polyprenyltransferase, which yields MSFRTFLKLVEIQTKIASLFPFVFATLYSLYRYETLNFTRLALMFISLLFFDMTTTAINNYMDYKKALDRDFRDLHNVIGIEAIPIGHVRMSIFLMITVAILAGILLTAQTGPVVLLLGILSFFVGIFYTYGPIPISRMPLGEILSGFMMGFVIIFISVYIHAPSMAVLSLKEGVLVLQMDLLELVSILLVSSPFIFFISNLMLANNLCDLEQDVLNDRFLLPYYLGIKVSLLVFRYSYFAAYLFIVLSVILKILPLFSLLSLISFPLVLNNIRLFEDRQIKGETFALSVQNLTFFSLGYIFTLVPGLFV from the coding sequence ATGAGCTTCAGGACCTTTTTAAAACTGGTTGAGATTCAAACTAAGATAGCCAGTTTGTTTCCCTTTGTATTTGCGACCCTTTACAGCCTCTATCGCTATGAGACTTTGAATTTCACTCGATTGGCTCTCATGTTTATATCATTACTTTTTTTTGATATGACTACGACGGCTATCAATAATTATATGGACTACAAAAAAGCCCTGGATAGGGATTTCAGAGATCTTCATAATGTCATTGGAATCGAAGCTATCCCAATCGGCCATGTCAGGATGTCTATATTTCTTATGATCACAGTTGCCATTCTAGCCGGGATACTTCTTACAGCACAGACGGGGCCGGTTGTTCTGCTGCTGGGAATCCTCTCCTTCTTTGTAGGAATCTTCTATACCTATGGACCCATCCCCATCTCACGCATGCCCCTGGGAGAGATTCTTTCGGGTTTTATGATGGGCTTTGTCATTATATTTATCTCCGTTTACATCCATGCTCCATCCATGGCTGTTCTCTCATTAAAAGAAGGGGTCCTGGTGTTGCAGATGGACTTGTTGGAACTTGTATCCATTCTTCTGGTCTCTTCTCCCTTTATATTTTTTATTTCCAACCTTATGCTGGCCAATAATCTCTGTGATCTTGAACAGGATGTTCTAAACGATCGTTTCCTCCTGCCCTATTACCTGGGTATTAAGGTTTCACTTCTTGTTTTCCGCTATTCCTATTTTGCTGCCTATCTGTTTATTGTCCTGTCGGTAATCCTTAAAATTCTCCCTCTGTTCTCACTGCTGTCTTTGATCAGTTTTCCCTTGGTTTTGAACAATATACGACTTTTTGAAGACAGACAGATCAAGGGGGAAACTTTTGCTCTGTCCGTTCAAAATCTTACTTTTTTCAGCCTGGGCTATATCTTCACTCTGGTTCCAGGACTGTTTGTATAG
- a CDS encoding integron integrase, giving the protein MRFEEYLHTKTTVNSKAIPYFLHWISLYQKYLKQSGTSLVGFQKSLMYLYLPWQIDQAMEAIKHFEYYESSQTTGPKNVDHDLHMNWDESKRQMSDVLRLRQKSLQTEKAYMSWLCRFSDFVQKKPEDLSSQDLKNYMSYLAVEKHVSSSTQNQAFNALLFFYRNIVETSVDGLEKTVRSKIPAKLPVVLSKEEIQRILNHLPNVMHLMACLIYGGGLRLNECLSLRVKDLDLEKPSIHVVQGKGNKDRYTLLPAKLITDVKEQIVRCQKIYSEDRRNQKPGVSLSPSLMKKYKNASTEWSWFWLFPSRDFCLSPYTSLPVRHHMHPSTLQRSFKTATRLAQIDKRATVHTLRHSFATHLLESGYDIRTIQTLLGHASVETTMIYTHVAVKNRMGVISPFDS; this is encoded by the coding sequence ATGCGATTTGAAGAGTACTTACATACAAAAACAACAGTCAACTCCAAGGCCATCCCCTACTTTCTCCATTGGATCAGCCTTTATCAGAAGTATCTTAAACAATCAGGAACAAGCCTGGTTGGTTTTCAGAAGTCCCTCATGTACCTTTATTTACCGTGGCAGATTGACCAGGCTATGGAAGCCATAAAGCATTTTGAATACTATGAATCGTCCCAAACCACTGGCCCCAAAAATGTAGATCACGATCTTCATATGAATTGGGATGAATCAAAAAGACAGATGAGTGACGTTCTTCGTTTGCGCCAAAAGTCCCTGCAAACGGAAAAAGCGTATATGAGCTGGCTTTGCCGATTCTCTGATTTCGTTCAGAAAAAACCCGAGGATTTAAGCAGTCAGGATCTAAAAAACTATATGTCCTATCTTGCCGTAGAGAAACATGTCTCCTCTTCAACACAAAACCAGGCCTTCAACGCCCTCCTGTTTTTCTACAGGAACATAGTGGAAACATCCGTAGATGGCTTAGAGAAGACTGTCAGATCAAAGATTCCTGCAAAGTTGCCTGTTGTCCTCTCCAAAGAGGAAATTCAGAGAATTTTAAATCATCTTCCCAATGTGATGCATCTGATGGCCTGCCTCATCTATGGAGGAGGACTCCGTTTGAATGAGTGTCTCTCTCTTAGAGTGAAAGATCTGGATCTTGAAAAACCATCCATTCATGTTGTCCAGGGGAAGGGTAATAAAGACCGCTACACTCTACTACCGGCAAAACTAATTACAGACGTAAAAGAGCAAATAGTCAGATGCCAAAAAATTTACAGCGAGGACAGAAGGAATCAGAAACCTGGCGTATCCCTCTCCCCCTCCCTGATGAAAAAATATAAAAATGCATCGACAGAGTGGAGCTGGTTCTGGTTGTTTCCTTCCAGGGATTTTTGTCTCAGCCCCTATACATCTTTACCGGTTCGGCACCATATGCATCCATCCACTCTCCAACGGAGTTTTAAGACGGCAACAAGACTGGCCCAAATAGATAAAAGAGCCACTGTCCATACCCTAAGACACAGTTTTGCAACCCATCTACTTGAGTCAGGGTACGACATCAGAACCATTCAAACACTGCTGGGCCATGCCTCGGTCGAGACAACCATGATCTACACCCATGTAGCAGTGAAGAACAGGATGGGAGTGATCAGTCCTTTTGATAGTTGA